The following coding sequences are from one Thalassoglobus sp. JC818 window:
- a CDS encoding CPBP family glutamic-type intramembrane protease yields the protein MGIGSTLLVTSFMLSFAHFGVPLSIPILIVVGLILGIARSKSGGLLLPMIIHFFHNLLVISIEQLSF from the coding sequence ATGGGTATTGGTTCAACGCTCTTGGTGACGTCTTTCATGTTGAGTTTCGCGCATTTCGGGGTTCCTTTGAGCATCCCGATTCTCATCGTCGTCGGTTTGATTCTGGGAATCGCCCGGTCGAAGAGTGGTGGGCTGCTACTTCCGATGATCATCCACTTCTTTCACAATCTCTTGGTCATCTCAATCGAGCAACTCAGTTTCTAA